DNA sequence from the Penicillium psychrofluorescens genome assembly, chromosome: 3 genome:
ttcaacgccttATATTTGATGTAGGAGGCGCTCCATTCGGGGACGGTGAACTGTGGCAGATTGCGCCCAAACTTCATGATGTTGATAGCACCCTGCACGGGTGTTGGCCTGTGCGTTCTGGTCTATCCCACCAGGCTCAAATGCCGCCTATGCGCACTGCCAATGGCGGGAGAATGTGCCGAAATCCGGATGTAGTCGAGTGCAACCTGAGGGCCACAAAGCAACGCAATCAGGTGAGCAGGCGAACGcagggaagggagggaagaagtgaAGCCATGTGTGAAACTGTGTAGAGGAAGTAGGAAGGAAGAGAGTTTTTcttgtgtgtgtgtgtgtgtgtgtgtgtgcgtgtgGGATTGACAGAGGACAAGCTCTCGCGCAACAAAGGAGCGACTGTACCTGTTTAGGTGGGGAGTGGATTAGTGGGGACGACCGCAAGCGGTGAGGGCCGAGTTGGGAAGATCTTACCTAGAGTCGAAGAGGAACGAGGGCCACGAGGGTAAGAAGagaggctgagaaggagagagagaagaaagagaggaagggtTGAGCCAGCTCCACGGGCGATAGGGTAAGTGTGCGCCGTGCCGCGGCGGTGATTTGTCGATCGGCGGGGCCGTGGGGTGGACCCAGACGTCATTCTTCTAGCGGTGGGAGCCGTAGTTCTAGTAGTTCTAGTAGGTGTAGCTGTACCACCGGCCATCGGATAGAATAACTACGTTGGGAGACAACGACAAAGAACAGGCCTCGTGACCCTTTGCATAGACTGCGTCACATGATACTCGTATTCACTCTATACCCAGAAACCGGGATGCACCGAAACAAAAATAGACAAACGCTAAGCCCAGCAAATAAAGAAACACCGgccgaaaaaaaaaaacaaggaaaATCGTCCAGCCCGATCCCGATATCTCGACATGCATGCAAATAAATCATCACTCACTGCTCCACGAGTGGCTTCAGAGCCTCTACGCCCGCCTGTAGCACCGCCGGGTTGGACGTCTTCTTGAGACACGCGGTCAGGATCTCGATGCCTCCCGCCGCTCGGACGGCCGCCTTGGCTCGCGCTCCGATGTCACCGGATGCCGCGCAGGTCAGGTTGCGCAGACAGGCGGTGCCACGGTGCACCAGAccgtcgtcgtcttcttgacacaatcccagcagcaggtcgaCACCGCGTGGTCGGTCCAACACCGCCGCGATGGCCGCGTCGTACTCCGTGAGCATAGCCAGGGCTCCGCCAGCCGCCAGCCGGGTAGGCACATCGTCTGCGTCCGTCAAGGCCAGTAAGATATGCAGACGCTGCGCTGCGCGCTTGGAGCCATCGGCAAACTGGACAACCCCGGACTCGCAGGTCATCAGGTTGCAGACGAGCTCGCATGCCGCACGTTGGACGCGGGCGTTGCCGGAGAGAAGCAGATCTTCGACGGCGGACCAGCCTTGCCGAACAATCAGCTCTGCCGCAGACTCGTCCGGAGAAGATGCGAGGTTGGTCAGGGCCAGTAGACTTTCAAAGACCGGGAGCAGGTCACGAGGCTGATCGGCCGAGAACGAAGGGGTTTCGGGTGACGAGAGGAGGGCAAGTAAGGGGCGGACGGCCGTGGTGATCTGGGGGAAGCCGGAAGTCGGGAACACATGTGAAGGGTCGACCGAGATGAGAATCCGAGCCAGTGCATGGGACGCAGTCTGGGTCGTCTCGTTGACGATGGGGCCGGAGCTCCCCTGTTTCGGAATGGCGAGactgagcagcagcttcacCGCACCCTGCTGGGCGAGGGTGCCTCGGGACTTTTGGTTCCGGGCAAGGGCCAACATAATCTTACTCGTGAGGTCCTGAATCGAAGGCAGTGTGATTTTTCCACACTCAACCAGCAACGTCATGATGCCCGCATCAATGAGGGCGCAACACCGAGCGATCACGGCTTCGTCCTGGTCTCGAATATCCGGAGCCGCCCTAGCTTTCCCAGTAGAAGCATCGGCGTAGTCCTTGAGCTGAGacattttcttttgctcCTCTGAGAGATTGGGAAGGAACGTGGTAAGGTTCAGGACGACCATCAGGCCGCCGTAGAGAACGGAGGAGTCGCCGGCGCGCTTCTTGATCACGGTGACAAGGTCGCGCAGGAATGTCGGGTCTTCACCGAGTTGCTGCTTGGTGGAGGGCTTCACCGAGGAATAGGCAAGTCCCTCAACGGCATGGGAGACCTTTTCAGCCTTCGGATCGGACATTAGCCCCTTGAACCGTTGAATCAGTTCAAAaacctcgtcgccttccACTTGCGCCTGGCCGTTTGCGCCGGCAGATTGATCCGTCTCAGAAGCCCGGAGCTTTGCCAGGATCACGGCCGCCAGCTCCGAGCATTCGTCGCTGCCATTTGTCAAGGTGTGGGACAGCCACTCGGAGAATTGCTTGGAAATGGCTTCGCGGCATGGCTTACTGATGCACGCAGCATTCAGCATTTCCAAAAAAGAAGTTTCGAGTTTCTTGCTCTTGGTCTCTCGCGATGCCATGGGACCAAGAGCCTCCATGAATTCTCCCGACAAGCAGAGGTTGGCCGTCGCCGCGGGGGCCACAGGGAAGACAGCAGTGACAGCAGAAAAGGCCACAATAAAATCATCGTGACGACCTTTGCCAACCATAGACAGAATCAGCTTGGAGAAAAGCTTCTCTCCTGGCTCCTTGGCTACCTCGAGGTACTTGGCGGTCGCCAGTGTGGCCTGACTGCGCAATTCGAGAGGCAGTCGATTATCCAATGACATTAGGATCACCTCGAAACTCTCATCGTCAACCAGGTGCTGCAGGCGATCGGCGTCGACAGCAAGTAGTCTCGTAATACCCTTCAGGGCGCGACCATCCAGGTCGTGGCCCGATTCCATGAGTTTCGCCAAGAATAGCTGGAACAGTTCGCTCTCGCAGTGCGCCCGCGTATCCTCGGCGGGCCACACACTGGGATCCAGCACCACCGTGTCCAGGCATACCGCCGCGCCGTCGCCTCGGGGGTAGATCTCGTCAAAGAAAGTCGTCACCGACACCTGCAGTTGCGTCGAAAAGAACTGCCGGACGCTGGCGTTCTGCCGCACCAGTCCGGAGATGACCTCGTCCTGGGCCTCCGACAAGGCATGAGGCCGCTGAGCGAGCAGAAGCTTCAGGGATTCCAACGCGACGTTCTCGGGTGGCTTCAGGCCGTCCGTGCGAAGGTAGGCAGCTGCCTCTTTACCGGCGGTCTCATCCTTACGCGCCGTGTACCGCCGACAGAGCTCTAGGAGCGGGTGGccattttcttcctcatgTTGGATTTTCAGAAACGCCGCCTTCACGTCGGGATGGTCGGGGGCGATGGATAGAGCTTCTCGTAGATTTCGCGACGCAGCCTGGTAAAGGGGTCAGTATGCCCGAAGTTCCGGAGTGTTCATTCTCGGTCGGGGGAGGAGACTGAATTACGTACCTCGCGATGGCCGGCGTCGACCAGCTCGACGGCCTCCGTAGCCAGGTGAACAGCGCGCGCTTCGCCCGTTGCTGAGACCATTGCAGGGGTGCGAGCAGCACGCTGCAAGGGGGGTTCGAGATAGAGGGGCCAGATAgtgtgatggtggtggaggtggttAAGCTCCAAAGAACCagcaacttttttttttctttagTCAAGGTGGAAGCGGAGAGCGACGGAGAGAtaaggagaagaagaaagacgggaGATGATGAATGGACAACTTAATTACTACTCCTTGGACCAACCACTATGACAGGAAAAAGGAAAGCCAATTCATCCTTTCGGACTTGACTGGCTGAACATCTTACGTTTCTGCTTTAGGTTACGCCTCGATCTTATCTTGTTCTCTCAAGACCAACCACGGCGATCGGTGGCATCACGTTGTTCGCAGTGAGACGACGCCAGGAGGTTTGGATGGATCGCATACCGTTTGGCCATGATTATTGGCATCCTGGCTGGTATGTGGTAACACCATTCTCCTGCATACGGGGTATCTGCCATCATGGTGGTGATTATCCCGGTGGATCCAGACGGCGCGTTCCCCAACGCTCCGTGGAGGACCAGTCATTCCCGTAGTTGCCGATAGGACCGTGACACCGAAGCCGATCACCTACAGTGGCCAGCGCGCAGTCCGAAGGAGCCCCGTCCGATCCCCATCTAAAATCCCAGTAGTGAATAGTTAGTCAATCTAGTTGAGCTCCTGTTTAGAGATTGGTTttggtggtcgtggtcgtggtggttATCGCCCGGGAGCGGCCTTATCGTGTCTAAGCTTCCAATTCTTTCctgtccttccttcttccttcttcgtgTTTGCGCCGGGCACTGTCGAAGACAAAGGCATCGGGGATTCAGCGAGAGCGCCATCATGCACTGCGCCCTCCACTGACCACTCCTCCGGCCACCATGAATTCCGTCGATGCATCCGAGCACTACGAGCAAGCAGCCACCGGTGTGTGCCCCGGACCTCATGCCCCAGCGCAGGACCTAGACTAACACCACACAAACTAGACCTCGCCCCGGCCCTTCTgaccgtcatcatcgacacGAATCCTCACGCCTGGGCCCAGCTCGAAgactccctctccctctccaagGCTATTGCCaacatcctcgtcttcatcaacgcCCACCTCGCCTGCAACTATGCCAACGAAGTCGCCGTTGTAGCATCACACAGCCAAAAGGCCACATGGCTGTATCCTGTCCACCAAGACAAGGACACAACCACCTCCTCCGATCAAGATGGAGACATCAGCATGAACGGCGCgagcgccgccgccgccgccgccgccgcacaaCAAACCAACAAATACCGTCCATTCCgcatggtcgaggagcaggtgaATCGCAACCTGCGGGAGCTGATGAACTCCACGACGGACAATGACCTCCGCCTCACAACATCGACGATGCTCGCCGGAGCGCTAACGCTCGCCCTGAGCCACATCAACCGGCGCACGATCGCCTGGGCCGAAGCGCacggcggcgccgatctTGAGGACACCGCAGCAAACGGTGCGGGAGGCGGCAGCGGAGGACCAGGAACAGCGCGATACTctgccgaagacgacgagagACTGCAAAGCCGTATCCTGGTCGTCAGCGTCAGCGGATCCAGTGACTCAGCGCACCAGTACATCCCCATGATGAACAGCATCTTTGCATGCCAGCGCCTGCACATCCCCATCGACGTGTGCAAGCTCAGCGGCGACGCCGTCTTCCTGCAGCAGGCCTGCGACGCGACCAAGGGCATCTACATGTGTCTCGACAATCCCGGCGGTCTGCTCCAGTACCTGATGATGGCCTTCCTGCCGGACCAGCGCTCGCGCCGCCACTTGGTGCTTCCGACCAATGTGAATGTGGATTTCCGCGCCGCCTGCTTCTGTCACCGCAGGGTCGTCCGCACCGGGTACGTCTGCTCGATCTGCCTGAGTATCTTCTGTGAACCGCCGCCGGGCACCGTGTGTCTGACCTGCGGGACGCAATTGGAGCTGGGCGATTATGGTGCCAAGCCTGCGCTGCtgccgcggaagaagaagaaaaagaagcgcgTTAACGGTTCGGCGGCGGGCACGCCAATGTCTACGCCTACACCCGGTCCTTGATTGTTCGCCTCTTCTCTTGGGAGCTGCATGCTATACCATTCCTCTTTTAAAATATAGGGCGGGATGTTTCGAAGGTGGTCCAGTCCAGGTCAAATTACGAGATACTGGTTAAATGGAAACAGATGTCttgatttgttttttggAGGAACCTAGGAACAGGCAGGAGCAAAATGAAAGCGCCTGGGAATCTGGACTGAGACAAACGATAACCACCAAGGCGGGTCGAAAAATAACTGGGAAAGGGAAAACAGGACCCTGTTGTGGATCAACCCTTGATGACCGAGACGCGCCTTGTCGCTATGCTGGTTGCAAACGCCGCTAGAAAATGCAGAATAGGACAGAGTGAAGGCACCAAATGCAAGGGGACAGGGGGAACACTCTTGCTATGCAGTGAGAACGAGAATACCCTTGAAAGAACTTAACCTTTTTAACGCAATGAAAACAACCTTGAAAAGACCGTCAAGTGCGTAGTCGAGGTTTGGGGTCCTGACGGGATCATTTATGTTAGCAGTTAGTCGCCATGACCGGTAAGCATGCAACTTACTATTTGCGTCGATACATAGTTCCTCCTTGAGCAACGAGCCCCTTCTGTCTGTTCCGGGACATCACGCAGGAAGGCTTTTCATCCTTGCTGGACATGGAAGCCAAAGCCTGGGATATGATGTGAGCGGACCAGTTCATCAGCTGGAGCTTCGTAGAACTTACAAATGAATCGGTGTTATGTGCAAAGTACAGAGCAATGCCGTCCGTGTTGCTTTTGACAGCCATTATACCAATGGCGCCAAAGATGAGGCTCTTGTTCACACCTGGATGACCTGTAGTTAAATGTAGGAATGAGATTAGCTTCCAAGTGGTGTAAAAGAACAAAGAGCTCACCTGTAAACTCCGCATTGATCATTGCGCTGAtagcttcttcttcggtcaCCGATTCGAGCCCGCCAGTCTGGCCCATTTTCTGGCTGTAGTAAACGCGGGATGCGCACGTACTGGCTGCCAGTGTTGTGGCGATGTGTTCTCCAGTCCCCGAAGTGACCACGGCAACCGAAGTGTGCTCCTGGTCTCTGGGGTCCACGGGGATGACATGCGTCCCTATGCCTATCAGTGCTGCGGGGCCGATTCGACCTTGGTGCTTCATTCCAATACCTCCCGAAGAGGACCCGGCGGCGATGTTTCCGTATTGGTCAATGGCAATTGCTCCCACGGTGTCTGTGATCATGTCCTCGTCGTTGTTGTCGCTGCCAGACTCAGTGACATGATCATGTGCACCAGAGTCCGAAGGAGGCTCCCCATACAGTTTTGGGTCGACAGGAATTGTCTCATCTGCCTCTTGCGGCTTTGGTTCCGAAAATGCCTGTGTTGTCTGGCCATCAAGGAGTTTGTCATTCTGCAGGCTTTCATTCTCCATCGGGACCGGCTCTGGTTCACGAGCAGAGGCGAGATCGGCCTCGAT
Encoded proteins:
- a CDS encoding uncharacterized protein (ID:PFLUO_005194-T1.cds;~source:funannotate), yielding MVSATGEARAVHLATEAVELVDAGHREAASRNLREALSIAPDHPDVKAAFLKIQHEEENGHPLLELCRRYTARKDETAGKEAAAYLRTDGLKPPENVALESLKLLLAQRPHALSEAQDEVISGLVRQNASVRQFFSTQLQVSVTTFFDEIYPRGDGAAVCLDTVVLDPSVWPAEDTRAHCESELFQLFLAKLMESGHDLDGRALKGITRLLAVDADRLQHLVDDESFEVILMSLDNRLPLELRSQATLATAKYLEVAKEPGEKLFSKLILSMVGKGRHDDFIVAFSAVTAVFPVAPAATANLCLSGEFMEALGPMASRETKSKKLETSFLEMLNAACISKPCREAISKQFSEWLSHTLTNGSDECSELAAVILAKLRASETDQSAGANGQAQVEGDEVFELIQRFKGLMSDPKAEKVSHAVEGLAYSSVKPSTKQQLGEDPTFLRDLVTVIKKRAGDSSVLYGGLMVVLNLTTFLPNLSEEQKKMSQLKDYADASTGKARAAPDIRDQDEAVIARCCALIDAGIMTLLVECGKITLPSIQDLTSKIMLALARNQKSRGTLAQQGAVKLLLSLAIPKQGSSGPIVNETTQTASHALARILISVDPSHVFPTSGFPQITTAVRPLLALLSSPETPSFSADQPRDLLPVFESLLALTNLASSPDESAAELIVRQGWSAVEDLLLSGNARVQRAACELVCNLMTCESGVVQFADGSKRAAQRLHILLALTDADDVPTRLAAGGALAMLTEYDAAIAAVLDRPRGVDLLLGLCQEDDDGLVHRGTACLRNLTCAASGDIGARAKAAVRAAGGIEILTACLKKTSNPAVLQAGVEALKPLVEQ
- a CDS encoding uncharacterized protein (ID:PFLUO_005195-T1.cds;~source:funannotate), with translation MNSVDASEHYEQAATDLAPALLTVIIDTNPHAWAQLEDSLSLSKAIANILVFINAHLACNYANEVAVVASHSQKATWLYPVHQDKDTTTSSDQDGDISMNGASAAAAAAAAQQTNKYRPFRMVEEQVNRNLRELMNSTTDNDLRLTTSTMLAGALTLALSHINRRTIAWAEAHGGADLEDTAANGAGGGSGGPGTARYSAEDDERLQSRILVVSVSGSSDSAHQYIPMMNSIFACQRLHIPIDVCKLSGDAVFLQQACDATKGIYMCLDNPGGLLQYLMMAFLPDQRSRRHLVLPTNVNVDFRAACFCHRRVVRTGYVCSICLSIFCEPPPGTVCLTCGTQLELGDYGAKPALLPRKKKKKKRVNGSAAGTPMSTPTPGP
- a CDS encoding uncharacterized protein (ID:PFLUO_005196-T1.cds;~source:funannotate), with amino-acid sequence MASVQKKDEICAIFIHAGAGFHSVENERKHLKACENAAKAAMAFLRNGGTAVDAVEVAIMVLEDAPITNAGYGSNLNVKGGVECDASIVDHWGRSGAVGAVPNVKNPIMLARKIFEHAHEPLGMQRVPPNFLVGEGAKDFAWDHGLVIVPDEVLITPASMERWRSWCKDVDRFERQHQGTRPTDPWHRRPVTPISTRLARASLPALSNTIEADLASAREPEPVPMENESLQNDKLLDGQTTQAFSEPKPQEADETIPVDPKLYGEPPSDSGAHDHVTESGSDNNDEDMITDTVGAIAIDQYGNIAAGSSSGGIGMKHQGRIGPAALIGIGTHVIPVDPRDQEHTSVAVVTSGTGEHIATTLAASTCASRVYYSQKMGQTGGLESVTEEEAISAMINAEFTGHPGVNKSLIFGAIGIMAVKSNTDGIALYFAHNTDSFALASMSSKDEKPSCVMSRNRQKGLVAQGGTMYRRK